From Phragmites australis chromosome 5, lpPhrAust1.1, whole genome shotgun sequence, a single genomic window includes:
- the LOC133919958 gene encoding uncharacterized protein LOC133919958, producing the protein MVAAAAASPARASWRPAVPTTAACAAGRCFHVGVKRFSPANSAGLQTTSTRLHRPATAHVKSGEAAEGRTPSTESGNEESLRRDLETAIQEEDYARAAQLRDELRVLQEDGRSAVLAANARFYTAFKNGDLVAMHQAWAKGDHVYVVHPSAGRISGYDMVMRSWEMVCDADYEFPLQIDLQDVEVYVRGDVGYVTCLELVRTKGSSSWGKQVATNVFEKVDGKWVMCIHHASHFDQ; encoded by the exons atggtggcggcggcggcggcctctcCGGCGAGGGCTTCTTGGCGACCTGCAGTCCCCACGACCGCTGCATGCGCAGCAGGAAGGTGCTTCCACGTTGGAGTAAAGCGCTT TTCCCCGGCCAACAGCGCAGGGCTTCAAACGACAAGCACCCGCCTGCACAGACCCGCCACCGCTCACGTCAAGAGCGGGGAGGCCGCCGAAGGACGTACTCCAAGCACGGAGAGCGGCAACGAAGAATCCCTGCGACGCGATCTAGAGACGGCGATCCAGGAGGAAGACTACGCCCGCGCCGCGCAGCTGCGGGACGAGCTCCGCGTGCTCCAGGAGGACGGCAGGTCCGCCGTCCTCGCGGCGAACGCGCGGTTCTACACCGCCTTCAAGAACGGCGACCTCGTCGCGATGCACCAGGCCTGGGCTAAGGGCGACCACGTCTACGTCGTGCACCCGTCGGCGGGGAGGATCTCCGGGTACGACATGGTCATGCGGAGCTGGGAGATGGTCTGCGACGCCGACTACGAGTTCCCGCTCCAGATCGATCTCCAGGACGTGGAGGTCTATGTGAGAGGCGATGTGGGCTACGTCACCTGCCTGGAGCTGGTCAGGACCAAGGGGAGCAGCAGCTGGGGGAAGCAGGTGGCCACCAATGTGTTTGAGAAGGTTGATGGCAAGTGGGTCATGTGCATCCACCATGCGTCGCACTTCGATCAGTGA
- the LOC133919959 gene encoding protein SMAX1-like: protein MRAYAAPPAVATLPPAAPPLTPDAAAVLSRAAADASRRRHAHTTPLHAAAALLSGPAPLLRDACVAGLSSPHPLRCRALDLCFAVALDRLPTSTEHQHHAAPPLSNALAAALKRAYAHHRRIGNGGVEADDHRVGVPHLVLAILDDPSVARVMREASFSSTAVKAAMLRFLSDPAAPESGVYVNTRVLHRQASHREEEIAKVVEVLKRGKKRNPVLVGDTVDVDAVVQEVVTLVQRQRLGNARLISFPKEFGDLVDMDRAELVTKIKELGEVVRSELMAPALNTAGVVVNLGNLRWLVEERCAAHQGEQEKRRDVVLDTARAAVAEMARILPQSGEGEHRVWVIGTATCATYLKCQVYHPALEREWDLQAVPITPRPPPPPPIGLSPSVGVNRGILSSSVEVLSTAMTTSMQRAPSLCNPCMEGYERAEMASSELPPNPAEQPMSQWLQIGTPSSARPAERAQEKARDEADELRRRWRDRCAQLHSHGRPPIVTCSEWNGASVLANIQALPVRPSVQPNGTVDTDLVLGPAPMRPAWDTDEKLLVRRLTEAVRWQPEAAAAVASTITKAKSGEGKRRGTGSKADAWILFAGPDVVGKRNMAETLSKFVFGTGAVTVRLGCLAAVDDGGESIVSCRGRTALDRVAEAIRANPFRVIVLDGVDQADNVVHGSIVRAMESGRLADSHGRDVALGSNIFVVMSQLSPWPDLLRSSQESVPFADVPWNLKHGTAKRRPEQLDGDRRTKARKDSARELLPLDLNLSMSDGHIDDEDESGGEGSRNSSSDLTVEHEQDYGQPAAARFSAPSNVSELVQAVDGTVVFKPVHLEPLKRSVSDVASAKFGDMTGGGWSVRVDEVLCPSLRQLKRSFSPNAVVDGATVEGSGRRKDGEMSPMSVTVTVDGN, encoded by the exons ATGAGAGCCTACGCGGCGCCGCCGGCTGTCGCCACGCTGCCGCCGGCCGCGCCGCCATTGACCCCGGACGCCGCGGCCGTGCTGTCCCGCGCCGCGGCCGACGCGTCCAGGCGCCGCCACGCGCACACCACGCCGCTCCACGCGGCGGCCGCGCTGCTCTCCGGCCCGGCGCCTCTCCTCCGAGACGCCTGCGTGGCGGGCCTCTCGTCCCCGCACCCGCTCCGGTGCCGCGCGCTCGACCTCTGCTTCGCCGTCGCCCTCGACCGCCTCCCCACCTCCACGGAACACCAGCACCACGCCGCCCCGCCGCTCTCCAACGCACTCGCCGCCGCGCTCAAGCGGGCCTACGCGCATCACCGGCGCATCGGGAACGGCGGCGTCGAGGCCGACGACCACCGCGTCGGCGTGCCGCACCTCGTGCTCGCCATCCTTGACGACCCGTCCGTGGCGCGCGTCATGCGCGAGGCGTCCTTCTCGAGCACGGCCGTCAAGGCGGCCATGCTCAGGTTCCTCTCCGATCCCGCGGCCCCTGAATCCGGCGTGTACGTCAACACCCGAGTGCTGCACCGGCAAGCTTCCCACCGGGAGGAGGAGATAGCGAAAGTGGTAGAAGTGTTGAAGAGGGGCAAGAAGCGCAACCCGGTGCTTGTCGGCGACACGGTGGACGTGGACGCCGTGGTGCAAGAGGTGGTCACGCTGGTACAGCGGCAACGTCTCGGCAACGCGCGACTCATCTCCTTCCCGAAAGAGTTCGGCGACTTGGTCGATATGGATAGGGCAGAGCTGGTCACCAAGATCAAGGAGCTCGGCGAAGTGGTAAGATCAGAGTTGATGGCACCGGCATTGAACACCGCCGGCGTCGTGGTCAACCTCGGCAACCTGCGGTGGCTTGTCGAGGAAAGATGCGCGGCTCATCAGGGCGAGCAAGAGAAGAGGAGGGACGTGGTGCTCGACACGGCGCGCGCCGCGGTGGCCGAAATGGCGCGCATTCTGCCACAGTCCGGCGAAGGCGAGCACCGCGTCTGGGTGATCGGCACGGCGACGTGTGCCACATACCTGAAATGTCAGGTCTATCACCCGGCGCTGGAGAGAGAATGGGACCTCCAGGCAGTGCCCATCACGCCgaggcctccgccgccgccgccgatcgGGCTCTCGCCGAG TGTTGGAGTTAACAGAGGCATCCTAAGCAGCTCGGTCGAGGTGTTGTCAACGGCGATGACGACCTCAATGCAACGGGCGCCGAGCCTTTGCAACCCCTGCATGGAGGGCTACGAGCGCGCCGAGATGGCATCATCCGAGCTTCCTCCCAATCCCGCCGAGCAGCCGATGTCGCAGTGGCTGCAGATCGGGACACCGAGCAGCGCACGCCCGGCCGAACGCGCGCAG GAGAAGGCGCGCGACGAAGCTGACGAGCTGCGACGCCGGTGGCGCGACCGATGCGCGCAGCTGCACTCGCATGGCCGCCCGCCCATCGTTACCTGTTCCGAGTGGAACGGTGCTAGTGTTCTTGCAAACATACAGGCGTTGCCGGTAAGGCCATCGGTGCAGCCTAACGGCACGGTGGACACCGACCTTGTGCTTGGCCCGGCGCCGATGAGGCCGGCGTGGGACACGGACGAGAAGCTGCTCGTGAGACGGCTCACGGAGGCGGTGAGATGGCAACCCGAGGCTGCAGCTGCTGTTGCCAGTACGATCACGAAGGCCAAATCGGGTGAAGGCAAGCGGCGCGGCACGGGGTCCAAGGCCGATGCTTGGATCCTCTTCGCCGGGCCTGACGTGGTCGGGAAAAGGAACATGGCCGAGACGCTCTCCAAGTTCGTCTTTGGCACGGGAGCCGTCACTGTGCGTCTCGGCTGCCTGGCAGCCGTCGACGACGGCGGGGAGTCCATAGTGTCGTGCCGTGGACGGACAGCGCTAGACCGCGTGGCCGAGGCCATACGGGCCAACCCGTTCCGCGTCATCGTCCTCGATGGCGTCGACCAGGCCGACAACGTCGTGCACGGGTCGATCGTACGCGCGATGGAGTCCGGCCGGCTCGCGGACTCGCACGGCCGCGACGTCGCCCTCGGCAGCAACATCTTCGTCGTCATGTCGCAATTGTCGCCGTGGCCGGATCTCTTGAGGAGCTCTCAAGAATCTGTACCCTTTGCTGACGTGCCATGGAACCTGAAGCACGGGACAGCAAAGCGCAGGCCGGAGCAGCTGGACGGAGATCGGCGTACAAAAGCACGTAAAGACTCCGCACGGGAGTTGCTTCCCCTGGACTTAAATTTATCCATGTCCGATGGTCATATAGATGACGAAGATGAAAGCGGCGGCGAGGGATCACGTAACTCATCCAGCGACCTAACGGTGGAGCACGAGCAGGACTACGGCCAGCCGGCCGCCGCCAGGTTCTCGGCGCCGTCAAACGTTTCCGAGCTCGTCCAAGCCGTCGACGGAACGGTGGTGTTCAAACCAGTCCACTTGGAGCCTCTGAAGCGGAGCGTCTCCGACGTGGCGTCGGCAAAGTTCGGGGACATGACGGGCGGCGGGTGGTCCGTTCGCGTCGACGAGGTGCTGTGCCCTAGCCTACGGCAGCTGAAACGTAGCTTCAGCCCGAACGCTGTCGTCGACGGAGCGACGGTGGAAGGCAGCGGCCGGAGAAAGGACGGCGAGATGTCCCCGATGTCAGTGACTGTCACCGTCGACGGAAATTGA